In one window of Macrotis lagotis isolate mMagLag1 chromosome 5, bilby.v1.9.chrom.fasta, whole genome shotgun sequence DNA:
- the ENPP4 gene encoding bis(5'-adenosyl)-triphosphatase ENPP4 isoform X1 has product MMSTMKLILTLLFYGIITSCRGNSTYNLMPRLLLVSFDGFRADYLKKYELPHLHNFIEEGVLVEHVKNVFITKTFPNHYSIVTGLYEENHGIVANSMYDADTKKTFSESKDKDPFWWNEATPIWVTNELEENRTSAAAMWPGTDVAIHNTTPSYFMNYNPSVTFEERLGNITKWLNSSDPLVTFATLYWEEPDASGHKYGPENKEKMSAVLKEVDDHIGHLVHKLKTLGLWESLNVIITSDHGMTQCSKDKLIKLNTCIDHSHYTVVDTTPVAAILPKENQTYVFKKLEHCNPHMKAYLKGDIPGRFHYQHNERIQPVLLVADEGWTIVLNESFKLGDHGYDNALPSMHPFLAAHGPAFHKGYKHNTINIVDIYPMMCHILGLKPHPNNGTFSNTKCLLADQWCINLPEAIGIVIGALLVLTTLTCLIIIMKNKLSVPRPFSRLQLQEEEDDDPLIG; this is encoded by the exons ATGATGTCCACAATGAAGTTAATATTGacacttctattttatggaatTATAACTAGCTGCAGAGGTAATTCTACATATAATTTGATGCCCAGATTACTCTTGGTGTCCTTTGATGGCTTCAGGGCTGACTATCTAAAGAAATAtgaacttcctcatcttcataatTTCATCGAAGAAGGTGTCTTGGTGGAGCATGTTAAGAATGTTTTCATCACAAAAACTTTTCCAAATCACTACAGCATAGTGACAGGCCTGTATGAAGAAAACCATGGCATTGTGGCTAACTCAATGTATGATGCAGACACAAAGAAAACGTTTTCAGAATCTAAAGACAAAGATCCTTTTTGGTGGAATGAAGCAACCCCCATTTGGGTAACCAATGAGCTTGAGGAAAACAGAACGAGCGCTGCTGCTATGTGGCCTGGAACTGATGTGGCCATTCACAATACAACACCTTCCTATTTTATGAATTACAATCCTTCAGTAACATTTGAAGAGAGATTAGGCAATATCACTAAATGGCTGAACAGTTCAGATCCTTTGGTTACTTTTGCAACACTCTATTGGGAAGAACCAGATGCAAGTGGTCACAAATATGGacctgaaaataaagaaaaaatgagtgCTGTATTGAAAGAAGTAGATGACCACATTGGCCACCTTGTCCATAAACTCAAGACTTTGGGATTGTGGGAAAGTCTTAATGTGATTATTACAAGTGATCATGGGATGACCCAGTGTTCTAAGGacaaattgataaaattgaataCCTGCATTGATCACTCACACTACACTGTAGTAGACACAACTCCTGTTGCTGCAATACTACCTAAGgaaa atcAAACCTATGTTTTCAAAAAGCTAGAACATTGCAATCCTCACATGAAAGCCTATCTTAAAGGCGATATTCCAGGAAGATTTCATTACCAGCACAATGAACGAATTCAGCCAGTTCTTTTGGTTGCTGATGAAGGTTGGACTATTGTGCTTAATGAATCTTTTAAAT tagGTGACCATGGTTATGATAATGCTTTGCCAAGCATGCATCCATTCCTGGCTGCCCATGGCCCTGCCTTTCACAAAGGCTACAAGCACAACACAATTAACATTGTAGATATATATCCTATGATGTGTCACATCCTGGGATTAAAACCTCATCCAAACAACGGAACCTTTAGTAACACTAAATGTTTATTAGCTGATCAGTGGTGCATAAATCTCCCTGAAGCTATCGGAATAGTGATTGGTGCCCTTCTGGTGTTAACTACTCTGACCTgcctcatcatcatcatgaaaaACAAACTGTCTGTTCCACGGCCATTTTCCCGACTTCAActacaagaagaagaagatgatgatccTTTGATTGGATAG
- the ENPP4 gene encoding bis(5'-adenosyl)-triphosphatase ENPP4 isoform X2: MMSTMKLILTLLFYGIITSCRGNSTYNLMPRLLLVSFDGFRADYLKKYELPHLHNFIEEGVLVEHVKNVFITKTFPNHYSIVTGLYEENHGIVANSMYDADTKKTFSESKDKDPFWWNEATPIWVTNELEENRTSAAAMWPGTDVAIHNTTPSYFMNYNPSVTFEERLGNITKWLNSSDPLVTFATLYWEEPDASGHKYGPENKEKMSAVLKEVDDHIGHLVHKLKTLGLWESLNVIITSDHGMTQCSKDKLIKLNTCIDHSHYTVVDTTPVAAILPKENQTYVFKKLEHCNPHMKAYLKGDIPGRFHYQHNERIQPVLLVADEGWTIVLNESFKCDHGYDNALPSMHPFLAAHGPAFHKGYKHNTINIVDIYPMMCHILGLKPHPNNGTFSNTKCLLADQWCINLPEAIGIVIGALLVLTTLTCLIIIMKNKLSVPRPFSRLQLQEEEDDDPLIG; the protein is encoded by the exons ATGATGTCCACAATGAAGTTAATATTGacacttctattttatggaatTATAACTAGCTGCAGAGGTAATTCTACATATAATTTGATGCCCAGATTACTCTTGGTGTCCTTTGATGGCTTCAGGGCTGACTATCTAAAGAAATAtgaacttcctcatcttcataatTTCATCGAAGAAGGTGTCTTGGTGGAGCATGTTAAGAATGTTTTCATCACAAAAACTTTTCCAAATCACTACAGCATAGTGACAGGCCTGTATGAAGAAAACCATGGCATTGTGGCTAACTCAATGTATGATGCAGACACAAAGAAAACGTTTTCAGAATCTAAAGACAAAGATCCTTTTTGGTGGAATGAAGCAACCCCCATTTGGGTAACCAATGAGCTTGAGGAAAACAGAACGAGCGCTGCTGCTATGTGGCCTGGAACTGATGTGGCCATTCACAATACAACACCTTCCTATTTTATGAATTACAATCCTTCAGTAACATTTGAAGAGAGATTAGGCAATATCACTAAATGGCTGAACAGTTCAGATCCTTTGGTTACTTTTGCAACACTCTATTGGGAAGAACCAGATGCAAGTGGTCACAAATATGGacctgaaaataaagaaaaaatgagtgCTGTATTGAAAGAAGTAGATGACCACATTGGCCACCTTGTCCATAAACTCAAGACTTTGGGATTGTGGGAAAGTCTTAATGTGATTATTACAAGTGATCATGGGATGACCCAGTGTTCTAAGGacaaattgataaaattgaataCCTGCATTGATCACTCACACTACACTGTAGTAGACACAACTCCTGTTGCTGCAATACTACCTAAGgaaa atcAAACCTATGTTTTCAAAAAGCTAGAACATTGCAATCCTCACATGAAAGCCTATCTTAAAGGCGATATTCCAGGAAGATTTCATTACCAGCACAATGAACGAATTCAGCCAGTTCTTTTGGTTGCTGATGAAGGTTGGACTATTGTGCTTAATGAATCTTTTAAAT GTGACCATGGTTATGATAATGCTTTGCCAAGCATGCATCCATTCCTGGCTGCCCATGGCCCTGCCTTTCACAAAGGCTACAAGCACAACACAATTAACATTGTAGATATATATCCTATGATGTGTCACATCCTGGGATTAAAACCTCATCCAAACAACGGAACCTTTAGTAACACTAAATGTTTATTAGCTGATCAGTGGTGCATAAATCTCCCTGAAGCTATCGGAATAGTGATTGGTGCCCTTCTGGTGTTAACTACTCTGACCTgcctcatcatcatcatgaaaaACAAACTGTCTGTTCCACGGCCATTTTCCCGACTTCAActacaagaagaagaagatgatgatccTTTGATTGGATAG